A genomic region of Caldicellulosiruptor acetigenus contains the following coding sequences:
- a CDS encoding DUF1667 domain-containing protein, which yields MQENKVTCILCPRGCTIEKKEQGGTFEFAGFGCKRGLEWAKVEFTNPKRILTTTVHVKSGEIEFVPVRTNLPIPKEKIFEAISILKGIEVLAPVEIGSVIVKNILDTGADVIATRKVGKKDSSDD from the coding sequence ATGCAGGAAAATAAAGTCACATGCATTCTTTGCCCGAGAGGCTGCACAATTGAAAAAAAGGAGCAAGGCGGTACTTTTGAGTTTGCCGGATTTGGGTGCAAAAGAGGGCTTGAATGGGCAAAAGTAGAGTTTACAAACCCTAAAAGAATTCTTACAACCACAGTCCATGTTAAAAGTGGTGAGATAGAGTTTGTGCCTGTTCGAACTAACCTACCTATTCCTAAGGAGAAGATTTTTGAAGCTATCTCAATCTTAAAAGGCATAGAGGTTTTAGCACCAGTTGAAATAGGAAGTGTGATTGTGAAAAATATTCTTGATACTGGTGCTGATGTTATTGCAACAAGAAAGGTTGGCAAAAAAGACTCATCAGATGATTGA
- the galE gene encoding UDP-glucose 4-epimerase GalE yields MILVTGGAGYIGSHMVWLLLEKGYDVVVIDNLEKGHKKAVLGGKFYNGDLKDKEFLEKVFAENDISAVIHFAASSLVGESVQNPIKYYYNNVYGTLNLVDTMIKHSVKKLVFSSTAAVYGEPENIPILEEDKTQPTNPYGETKLAIEKMLKWMDVAYGLKFVSLRYFNVAGSHPDGIIGEDHNPETHLIPIVLQTALGIREKVIVYGNDYNTKDGTCIRDYIHVVDLCDAHLKAMEYLEKNNKSEIFNLGNGMGFSVMEVIEKASEVVGKKIPYEIGPRRAGDPSILVASSKKAQEILGWQQKYNSLDIIISTAWKWHSKHPHGYEED; encoded by the coding sequence ATGATTTTGGTTACAGGTGGCGCAGGATACATTGGAAGCCATATGGTTTGGCTTTTGCTTGAAAAGGGATATGATGTTGTTGTAATTGACAATCTTGAAAAAGGTCACAAGAAAGCCGTTTTGGGCGGAAAGTTTTATAATGGTGACCTTAAAGACAAAGAATTTTTGGAAAAAGTATTTGCTGAAAATGACATTTCGGCAGTTATCCATTTTGCTGCGTCTTCTTTGGTGGGAGAGAGCGTTCAGAATCCTATAAAGTATTACTACAACAACGTTTATGGGACTTTGAATCTTGTTGACACAATGATAAAACACAGTGTAAAAAAACTTGTGTTTTCTTCAACAGCTGCCGTCTATGGAGAACCAGAAAACATCCCTATCCTTGAAGAGGACAAGACACAGCCTACAAATCCTTACGGTGAGACAAAACTTGCAATTGAAAAGATGTTAAAGTGGATGGATGTTGCCTATGGTCTTAAGTTTGTGTCACTGAGGTATTTCAACGTTGCAGGTAGCCACCCCGATGGGATTATTGGAGAAGACCATAATCCTGAGACACACCTTATTCCGATAGTGCTTCAAACAGCGCTTGGTATTCGTGAAAAGGTTATTGTGTATGGCAATGATTACAATACAAAAGATGGCACGTGTATAAGAGACTACATCCATGTTGTTGACCTTTGCGATGCACACCTAAAAGCTATGGAGTATTTAGAAAAGAACAACAAAAGTGAAATATTTAATCTGGGAAATGGAATGGGATTTTCGGTGATGGAGGTAATTGAAAAGGCGAGCGAGGTTGTTGGCAAGAAAATCCCATATGAAATTGGACCAAGAAGAGCAGGCGACCCTTCAATCTTAGTAGCATCATCCAAAAAGGCTCAAGAAATTCTTGGATGGCAGCAAAAATACAACAGTCTCGATATTATAATCTCAACTGCTTGGAAGTGGCACTCAAAACATCCTCATGGCTATGAAGAGGACTAA
- a CDS encoding glycerol-3-phosphate responsive antiterminator, with the protein MENLIDKLIQNPIIPAIRDKAILEYAINSECKIIFLLHSSILTIKDEINMIKQKNKIVFVHIDLIEGVGKDEKGIEFVINCGADGIISTKQNLINHAASLSVPCVQRIFLIDSQSITSGLKIIENSKPTLIEVLPGVIPKAIQRLAISTTVPIIAGGMIETKEEVIQALSSGAVAISTSKPALFSII; encoded by the coding sequence ATTGAAAACTTGATAGACAAACTCATTCAAAATCCTATTATACCAGCTATAAGAGACAAAGCAATACTTGAATATGCAATAAATTCTGAGTGCAAAATCATTTTTCTTCTTCACTCTTCTATTTTAACCATAAAAGATGAAATTAATATGATAAAACAGAAAAACAAAATAGTTTTCGTCCACATAGACCTAATTGAAGGTGTGGGAAAAGATGAAAAAGGGATTGAGTTTGTGATAAACTGCGGTGCTGATGGTATTATATCAACAAAGCAAAACTTAATCAACCATGCTGCTTCTCTTTCTGTACCTTGTGTTCAAAGAATATTTTTGATAGACTCACAGTCCATAACCTCCGGTCTTAAGATAATAGAAAATTCCAAGCCAACACTAATTGAAGTATTGCCAGGTGTTATCCCGAAGGCAATACAAAGGCTGGCCATTTCAACCACAGTTCCAATCATTGCAGGAGGAATGATTGAAACAAAAGAAGAAGTAATCCAGGCTCTGTCTTCAGGGGCTGTAGCAATCTCAACAAGCAAACCTGCTCTTTTTTCAATCATCTGA
- the gltX gene encoding glutamate--tRNA ligase — MVRVRFAPSPTGQLHIGGARTALFNYLFAKKHNGKFILRIEDTDLERSREEWAEGIMRSLRWLGIEWDEGPDVGGEFGPYFQSQRKEIYLEYIQKLLVEGKAYYCFCTQEEIEREREMARQQKIPYKYSKKCRNISLEEAKKRIKNGEKAVVRIKAPVEGTTVVHDIIRGDVEFSNDQLDDFIILKSDGNPTYNFVCVIDDYLMKISHVIRAEEHLSNTPKQLIIYEALNIQPPQFAHVPMILAPDRSKLSKRHGATSVEEFFENGYLKEAIVNYLLLLGWSPGEDRTIISLDEAIQKFELEKVSKNAAIYDINKLTWINGYYLKEIDLDDLYERMKYFYSKNGIDISSFDKEYVKSVLKLVREKVKTLVEVVSASIYFFDSNYEYEQKGVEKYFTPDNLNNLQLLLDDLKNIQPFSAEEIEKLVRRKAEELNTKAANIIHTIRMCISGRTVTPGLFEMMEVLGKEETIRRIEKTLKIFA; from the coding sequence ATGGTAAGAGTCAGATTTGCACCAAGTCCGACCGGTCAGCTTCACATAGGTGGTGCAAGGACAGCACTTTTTAACTATCTATTTGCTAAAAAACACAATGGAAAATTTATTTTGCGTATAGAAGACACCGACCTTGAAAGGTCAAGAGAAGAGTGGGCAGAAGGTATTATGAGAAGTCTTAGATGGCTTGGAATTGAATGGGATGAAGGACCTGACGTTGGTGGTGAATTTGGACCGTATTTTCAATCTCAGAGAAAGGAAATCTATCTTGAGTACATCCAAAAGCTTTTAGTAGAAGGAAAGGCTTATTACTGTTTTTGTACACAGGAAGAGATAGAAAGAGAAAGGGAAATGGCAAGGCAGCAAAAGATACCGTACAAGTACAGCAAAAAGTGCAGAAACATCAGTTTAGAAGAAGCAAAAAAGAGAATCAAAAACGGTGAAAAGGCAGTTGTTAGAATAAAAGCACCGGTGGAAGGAACAACAGTTGTGCATGATATCATACGCGGAGATGTCGAATTTTCAAATGACCAGTTAGATGACTTTATAATCTTAAAATCTGATGGAAATCCAACATACAACTTTGTGTGCGTAATTGACGATTATCTTATGAAAATATCACACGTTATAAGGGCTGAAGAGCATCTTTCGAACACCCCAAAACAGCTAATCATATATGAAGCTTTAAATATTCAGCCGCCGCAGTTTGCACATGTTCCCATGATTCTGGCACCCGACAGAAGCAAGCTCAGCAAAAGACATGGTGCAACCTCAGTTGAAGAGTTTTTTGAAAATGGATACTTAAAAGAAGCAATTGTCAATTACCTTTTGCTCCTTGGCTGGTCACCTGGCGAAGATAGAACTATCATAAGTCTTGATGAAGCAATACAGAAATTTGAGCTTGAAAAGGTTTCAAAAAATGCAGCTATTTATGACATAAATAAGCTTACTTGGATAAACGGGTATTACCTCAAAGAAATAGACCTTGATGATTTGTATGAGAGGATGAAATATTTTTATTCCAAAAATGGAATTGATATATCAAGCTTTGACAAAGAGTATGTAAAGTCTGTTTTAAAGCTTGTGCGCGAAAAGGTCAAAACACTTGTTGAAGTAGTTAGCGCAAGCATTTACTTTTTTGACTCTAATTATGAATATGAACAAAAGGGTGTGGAAAAATACTTCACTCCTGATAACCTTAATAACCTTCAACTTCTTCTTGATGATTTGAAAAATATACAGCCTTTTTCAGCAGAAGAAATTGAAAAGCTTGTGAGAAGAAAGGCTGAAGAGCTGAACACAAAAGCTGCAAATATAATTCATACTATCCGAATGTGCATAAGCGGAAGGACTGTAACACCCGGTCTTTTTGAAATGATGGAAGTACTTGGAAAAGAAGAGACCATCCGCAGGATAGAAAAAACTTTGAAGATATTTGCATAA
- a CDS encoding galactokinase, with the protein MKIEELLKMFKEVYGEGKEPIRCFFSSGRVNLIGEHTDYNGGYVFPAALNVGTTVLVRKRNDNKIRLYATDLKELIEADIDRIDEYKNIRWGNYQLGVVKELKEEGYEVGGVDMLFHDTVPHGAGLSSSAAIECATGIAVYSLFNSKPIDKLKLSFICQRAENRFVGVNCGIMDQFASSLGKKDHAIFLNTRTMEYRYVPLKLGDYKIVISNTNKKRSLADSKYNERRSQCEKGLELLKKELNISCLGELDVETFEKYKDLIDDEIILKRVRHVVYEDDRVLKSIDVLQKGDLEGFGKLMIQSHISLRDDYEVTGLELDTLFDEALKVEGVIGSRMTGAGFGGCTVSIVHKDAVEEFVRKVGENYRAKTGLTAHFYTFEIDDGAREIEI; encoded by the coding sequence ATGAAGATTGAAGAGCTTTTGAAGATGTTCAAGGAGGTTTATGGTGAAGGTAAAGAGCCTATCAGGTGCTTTTTCTCAAGCGGAAGAGTAAACCTAATCGGTGAGCACACAGACTACAACGGTGGGTATGTTTTCCCTGCAGCGCTCAATGTCGGTACCACCGTTCTTGTACGAAAAAGAAACGACAATAAAATTCGCTTGTATGCAACAGACTTGAAAGAGCTTATTGAAGCAGACATCGATAGGATTGATGAGTATAAAAACATCAGATGGGGAAACTATCAGCTTGGTGTTGTAAAAGAGCTAAAAGAGGAAGGATATGAAGTTGGCGGGGTCGATATGCTCTTTCACGACACTGTACCACACGGAGCAGGACTTTCATCATCTGCTGCGATTGAGTGTGCAACTGGAATTGCAGTTTACTCACTCTTCAATAGCAAACCAATTGACAAGCTCAAGCTCAGCTTTATATGCCAAAGAGCTGAGAACAGGTTTGTTGGGGTAAACTGTGGTATTATGGACCAGTTTGCTTCAAGTCTTGGGAAAAAAGACCATGCCATTTTTCTCAACACACGCACTATGGAGTACAGGTATGTACCTTTAAAACTTGGTGATTACAAGATTGTCATCAGCAATACTAACAAGAAAAGAAGCCTTGCAGACTCAAAATACAATGAAAGAAGGTCTCAGTGCGAAAAAGGGCTTGAACTTTTGAAAAAGGAACTTAACATTTCGTGCCTTGGCGAACTTGATGTTGAGACGTTTGAAAAGTACAAAGATTTGATTGATGATGAAATAATCTTAAAAAGGGTAAGACATGTTGTGTACGAGGACGACAGAGTTTTAAAATCCATTGATGTTTTGCAAAAAGGCGACCTTGAAGGTTTTGGCAAGCTTATGATACAATCTCATATATCGCTAAGAGACGACTATGAGGTAACAGGACTTGAGCTTGACACACTTTTTGATGAAGCTTTAAAGGTAGAAGGGGTAATTGGCTCAAGAATGACAGGTGCTGGTTTTGGTGGCTGTACAGTTTCAATTGTTCATAAGGATGCTGTAGAAGAGTTTGTAAGGAAAGTAGGGGAAAACTATCGTGCAAAGACAGGACTTACAGCTCACTTTTACACATTTGAAATTGATGATGGCGCAAGGGAGATAGAAATTTAA
- the yihA gene encoding ribosome biogenesis GTP-binding protein YihA/YsxC, which translates to MKINLSNARLEKIAVKKEDYPPIKMPEMCICGRSNVGKSSFINAVFKDKLAKVGSTPGKTRTINFFNIDNKFRVVDLPGYGYAEVSKEEKRRWRTMIEEYLLERQELKLSVLLLDSRHLPTEDDKIMLSFFDKKEIPIMIVLTKCDKLSNNELAKNTELISKELGIEKELFYQFSAKSGMGVKQVQYAIVKFMEEAILQEKGKK; encoded by the coding sequence TTGAAAATCAATCTTTCCAATGCAAGGCTTGAAAAGATTGCTGTGAAAAAAGAGGACTACCCGCCAATTAAAATGCCAGAGATGTGCATATGCGGAAGGTCAAACGTGGGGAAATCTTCTTTTATAAATGCGGTGTTCAAAGACAAGCTTGCAAAGGTTGGGTCAACTCCAGGCAAGACCCGAACAATTAATTTTTTCAATATAGACAACAAATTCAGGGTTGTTGACCTGCCGGGTTATGGTTATGCTGAGGTTTCAAAAGAGGAAAAGCGAAGATGGAGAACCATGATTGAAGAGTACCTGCTTGAAAGGCAGGAGCTAAAACTTTCTGTTTTGCTTTTAGACTCAAGACATCTTCCCACAGAAGATGATAAAATAATGCTGAGCTTTTTTGACAAAAAAGAAATTCCAATAATGATTGTACTGACAAAGTGTGATAAACTTTCGAATAATGAACTTGCAAAAAATACAGAGCTTATTTCAAAAGAACTGGGGATTGAAAAGGAACTATTTTACCAATTCTCTGCCAAGTCTGGTATGGGAGTAAAGCAGGTTCAGTATGCTATAGTCAAGTTTATGGAAGAGGCAATTTTGCAGGAGAAGGGTAAAAAATGA
- the lon gene encoding endopeptidase La produces the protein MSSTVSTRTIPVIPLRGLVVFPYMMLHFDVGRKISLKALEQAMENDQLVLLLSQKDPKQEEPTPNDMYQFGTVAKVKQMLKLPSETSRILVEGLYRARVIKYLSTEPYFLVEVEEYKENEIKLEDDPELEALIRNVVGAFEEFARLTNKIPPDAILSVTTIQSPDQLADVIAANVVVKLEDKQLLLEKVDLKERLAKLYEMILKEKEIIEIERKIAIKVKKQIDKTQKEYYLREQLKAIQSELGEKDSLFSEAEEYREQVKKLGLSQESLQKVFKEIDRLEKLPPNSPEVGVIRTYLDWIVDLPWNVRSDEKIDINVVKKVLDEDHYGLTKVKERILEYIAVRKLKNNMKGPILCLVGPPGVGKTSIAKSIARALNRNYVRISLGGLRDEAEIRGHRKTYVGAMPGRIIYALRQAKTKNPLILLDEIDKMSHDFRGDPASALLEVLDSEQNFAFRDHYIEIPFDLSEVMFIATANTLETIPRPLLDRLEVIEITGYTEEEKLEIARRYLLPKQMEQNGLKKSQLRCDPEAIKDIIAFYTRESGVRNLEREIARLCRRVAKEILEENKKMVRVTQKNLEKYLGARKYRRDELIEQNRVGIVTGLAWTPFGGETLYVEALVMPGSGKLELTGQLGEVMKESAKAAVSIIRSRAKELGIDQNFYKECDIHIHVPEGAIPKDGPSAGVTMATAMVSALSQRKVRYDVAMTGEITLSGRVLPIGGVKEKVLAAKRVGIKNVILPFGNKKDVDELEDYVKKDMNFIFVKTIDEVFDIAIVK, from the coding sequence TTGAGCAGCACAGTATCTACAAGAACAATACCAGTGATTCCTCTGCGTGGGCTTGTGGTTTTTCCATACATGATGCTTCACTTTGACGTTGGAAGAAAGATTTCTCTTAAGGCATTAGAACAAGCTATGGAAAACGACCAGCTTGTTTTGCTTCTTTCTCAAAAAGACCCAAAACAAGAAGAGCCTACACCAAATGATATGTATCAGTTTGGCACAGTTGCAAAGGTAAAGCAGATGTTAAAACTGCCGAGTGAGACTTCAAGGATACTTGTTGAGGGGCTCTACAGGGCACGGGTGATAAAGTATCTGTCAACAGAGCCATATTTTTTGGTTGAGGTCGAAGAGTATAAAGAAAATGAAATTAAATTAGAAGATGACCCTGAGTTAGAGGCGCTCATAAGAAATGTGGTTGGAGCATTTGAAGAGTTTGCAAGACTTACAAACAAAATTCCACCTGATGCTATTTTGTCTGTCACTACAATTCAAAGCCCTGACCAGCTTGCAGATGTTATAGCTGCAAATGTTGTTGTGAAGCTTGAAGATAAACAGCTTTTACTTGAGAAGGTTGACTTGAAAGAAAGACTTGCAAAGCTATATGAGATGATATTGAAAGAAAAAGAGATAATTGAGATTGAGAGAAAGATTGCTATCAAAGTGAAAAAGCAAATTGATAAAACGCAAAAAGAGTATTATCTGAGAGAACAACTAAAAGCAATCCAGAGCGAGCTTGGTGAAAAAGACAGTCTTTTTTCTGAGGCAGAGGAATATAGAGAGCAGGTCAAAAAACTGGGACTGAGCCAGGAAAGTCTTCAAAAGGTGTTCAAGGAAATAGACAGGCTTGAAAAATTGCCTCCAAACTCACCCGAGGTTGGGGTTATTAGAACATACCTTGACTGGATTGTTGACCTTCCATGGAATGTGAGAAGTGATGAGAAGATTGATATAAACGTTGTCAAAAAGGTACTTGATGAAGACCACTATGGGCTTACGAAAGTAAAAGAAAGGATACTTGAGTATATTGCTGTAAGGAAACTAAAAAACAATATGAAAGGACCTATTTTGTGTTTGGTGGGACCACCTGGTGTTGGGAAGACATCGATTGCAAAGTCGATAGCACGTGCACTTAACAGAAATTATGTAAGAATTTCGCTTGGTGGTCTTCGCGATGAGGCAGAGATACGAGGACACAGGAAAACCTATGTTGGTGCAATGCCAGGAAGGATTATTTATGCTCTTCGGCAGGCAAAAACAAAAAACCCTCTTATACTTTTAGATGAGATTGACAAGATGTCACACGATTTTAGAGGTGACCCTGCGTCTGCGCTTTTAGAGGTCTTGGACAGTGAACAGAACTTTGCATTCCGCGACCATTATATTGAAATTCCGTTTGATTTGTCTGAGGTAATGTTCATCGCAACAGCAAACACACTTGAGACAATCCCCAGACCTCTTCTTGACAGGCTTGAAGTGATTGAGATTACAGGGTATACTGAAGAAGAGAAGCTTGAGATTGCAAGAAGGTACCTTTTGCCCAAGCAGATGGAACAAAACGGGCTCAAAAAATCTCAGCTAAGATGTGACCCAGAAGCTATCAAGGATATAATAGCATTCTACACGCGCGAGTCTGGTGTCAGAAACTTAGAAAGAGAAATTGCAAGGCTTTGCCGACGTGTTGCTAAAGAAATCTTAGAAGAAAACAAGAAGATGGTAAGAGTCACTCAAAAGAATTTGGAAAAGTATTTAGGTGCGCGAAAGTACAGAAGAGATGAGCTGATTGAACAGAACAGGGTTGGAATTGTAACAGGCCTTGCATGGACACCTTTTGGCGGTGAGACGCTCTATGTCGAAGCGCTTGTGATGCCAGGGAGTGGCAAATTGGAGCTAACAGGCCAGCTTGGAGAAGTCATGAAAGAGTCGGCAAAGGCTGCTGTGAGCATTATAAGGTCAAGGGCAAAGGAGCTTGGAATTGACCAGAACTTTTATAAAGAGTGCGATATTCATATTCATGTTCCGGAAGGTGCTATTCCAAAAGACGGACCATCTGCCGGAGTAACAATGGCAACTGCAATGGTTTCAGCATTGTCACAGAGAAAAGTAAGATACGATGTTGCTATGACCGGTGAGATTACTTTAAGCGGCAGGGTACTTCCAATTGGCGGTGTAAAAGAGAAGGTTTTAGCAGCAAAAAGAGTGGGTATTAAAAATGTTATCCTGCCTTTTGGAAACAAAAAAGATGTAGATGAACTTGAAGACTATGTAAAAAAAGATATGAACTTTATATTTGTAAAGACAATTGATGAGGTATTTGATATTGCAATTGTAAAGTAA
- a CDS encoding DUF523 domain-containing protein: protein MRYALISSCLIGLNTKYDGTNNLRKEVVERLKNEYILIPVCPEQLGGLPTPRNPCEIKDGRVVDIEGNDFTDNFYKGAYEALKLARFFDAQIAFLKSKSPSCGCGKIYDGSFSGELVEGNGITAAVFMQNGIKVVCID, encoded by the coding sequence ATGAGGTATGCACTTATTAGCAGTTGCCTTATAGGTCTTAACACAAAATATGATGGGACAAACAATTTGAGAAAGGAAGTTGTTGAAAGGCTAAAAAATGAGTACATTCTAATTCCAGTTTGTCCTGAACAGCTAGGTGGACTTCCAACACCTCGAAATCCCTGTGAGATAAAAGATGGCAGGGTTGTAGATATAGAAGGCAATGATTTTACCGATAATTTTTATAAAGGTGCGTATGAAGCTTTAAAGCTTGCAAGGTTTTTCGATGCACAGATTGCATTTTTGAAGTCTAAAAGTCCTTCTTGTGGCTGTGGCAAAATCTATGATGGAAGCTTTTCAGGAGAACTTGTTGAAGGAAATGGCATCACAGCGGCTGTTTTCATGCAAAATGGTATCAAAGTGGTCTGTATTGATTAA
- the galT gene encoding galactose-1-phosphate uridylyltransferase, translating into MAELRWNPLLRDWVMIASHRQERPQMPKDWCPFCPGSGRVPDNYDVLEYDNDFPALMQNPPQPDDVATSFYKVAPAYGKCEVVLYSPNHTITLPELEVSHIRKLVDLWVERFETLKKDRNIKFIFIFENRGEVVGVTMPHPHGQIYGYSWIPLKILRELESAKLHYEQHGECLICRIDREEMEFKKRIIIENDHFVTYLPFFTEYPYGVFIAPKRHVGVISDLTEEEKDSFAKILKETTGTLDSLFDYQFPYMMCMHQLPVNVDEDYSKFYHFHVEFYPPMRSKDKQKFNASSETGAWAPCNTTSPEEKAEELRQAYKRFMQKMQGGDKKNED; encoded by the coding sequence ATGGCAGAACTCAGATGGAATCCTCTTTTGCGTGATTGGGTAATGATTGCATCGCACAGACAGGAAAGACCTCAGATGCCCAAGGACTGGTGCCCGTTTTGTCCTGGCTCTGGCAGGGTTCCTGACAATTATGACGTTTTAGAGTATGACAACGACTTTCCAGCCCTTATGCAAAATCCGCCACAGCCAGATGATGTCGCAACATCTTTTTACAAGGTTGCACCTGCGTACGGTAAGTGTGAGGTGGTTTTGTACTCTCCAAATCACACGATAACACTGCCCGAGCTTGAGGTGTCTCATATAAGAAAGCTTGTGGACCTGTGGGTTGAAAGATTTGAAACTCTAAAAAAAGATAGAAACATAAAGTTTATATTCATCTTTGAAAACAGAGGCGAGGTTGTGGGTGTTACTATGCCGCATCCACATGGTCAGATATATGGATATTCATGGATACCATTAAAAATCTTGCGTGAACTTGAAAGTGCTAAGTTGCACTATGAGCAGCATGGCGAGTGTTTAATCTGCAGGATTGACAGGGAAGAGATGGAGTTTAAAAAGAGAATAATTATAGAAAACGACCATTTTGTAACATACCTGCCTTTCTTTACTGAATATCCTTATGGTGTATTTATAGCTCCAAAGCGACATGTGGGAGTTATTTCTGACCTTACAGAAGAAGAAAAAGACAGCTTTGCAAAGATATTAAAAGAGACAACAGGAACGCTGGACAGTCTTTTTGACTATCAGTTCCCATATATGATGTGCATGCATCAGCTACCTGTCAATGTCGATGAGGATTATTCAAAATTTTACCATTTTCATGTGGAGTTTTACCCGCCCATGCGCTCAAAAGACAAGCAAAAGTTCAATGCATCAAGTGAAACAGGGGCATGGGCACCGTGTAACACCACCTCACCCGAGGAAAAGGCAGAAGAGCTGAGACAGGCTTATAAAAGATTTATGCAAAAGATGCAAGGAGGAGACAAGAAAAATGAAGATTGA
- a CDS encoding PocR ligand-binding domain-containing protein, whose protein sequence is MDFKEIIKYDDLISVLDNFSYITGISANFLTADNKWVENKKKGTCEFCTIMKNYYKNGEACRESDLNGALTAQKKKGIHVYRCHMGLIEAVIPLFFNTSYIGSLFIGQILLEPPSEKMWEQIAKKLDGQPVDIQRAKESFFKLTFIDQEKLKSVLDMMHIVAKYIIDSEMIRISSLSSIERIIEYIKNHYMEEITLDDLAKMVYLSPTYLSYLFKKQLGVTFKEYLINIRLKKSKELIETTDLPIGEISKMVGIEDQNYFSRLFKRKYGVSPMNYKKDKYIYDTSKKNANT, encoded by the coding sequence ATGGATTTTAAAGAGATTATCAAGTATGACGATTTGATTTCGGTTTTAGACAACTTTTCTTACATCACAGGAATCTCAGCAAACTTTTTGACAGCTGACAACAAATGGGTTGAGAATAAGAAGAAAGGCACATGCGAATTCTGCACCATCATGAAAAACTATTACAAAAATGGTGAAGCGTGCAGGGAATCTGATTTGAACGGTGCACTGACTGCTCAAAAGAAAAAGGGTATACATGTTTACAGATGTCACATGGGGCTTATTGAGGCTGTTATTCCTCTGTTTTTCAACACAAGCTATATAGGCTCACTTTTTATTGGTCAAATTCTTTTAGAGCCGCCATCAGAAAAGATGTGGGAACAAATTGCAAAAAAATTAGATGGTCAACCAGTTGATATACAAAGAGCAAAAGAGAGCTTTTTCAAGCTTACCTTCATAGACCAGGAAAAACTGAAAAGTGTACTTGACATGATGCATATTGTAGCGAAGTACATTATAGACTCAGAGATGATAAGAATTTCTTCTCTTTCGTCAATTGAAAGGATAATTGAATATATCAAAAATCATTATATGGAAGAGATAACACTTGACGATTTGGCTAAAATGGTGTACCTGTCACCAACTTATTTGAGTTATCTTTTTAAAAAGCAACTTGGTGTGACATTCAAGGAATATCTCATCAATATAAGGCTCAAAAAATCAAAAGAGCTCATAGAAACAACAGACCTTCCGATTGGAGAAATCTCAAAGATGGTAGGAATAGAAGACCAGAACTATTTTAGCAGACTGTTTAAAAGAAAATATGGAGTGTCTCCAATGAATTACAAGAAGGATAAATATATTTACGATACATCTAAAAAAAATGCTAATACATAA